A single genomic interval of Electrophorus electricus isolate fEleEle1 chromosome 2, fEleEle1.pri, whole genome shotgun sequence harbors:
- the kcnj3a gene encoding G protein-activated inward rectifier potassium channel 1 isoform X2: MSALRKKFGDDYQIVTTSSSGSGFNQAAPEKKRKRQRFVDKNGRCNVQHGNLGGETSRYLSDLFTTLVDLKWRWNLFIFILTYTVAWLFMASMWWVIAYIRGDLNRAHDDKYTPCVANVYNFPSAFLFFIETEATIGYGYRYITDKCPEGIILFLFQSILGSIVDAFLIGCMFIKMSQPKKRAETLMFSEHAAISMRDGKLTLMFRVGNLRNSHMVSAQIRCKLLKSRQTPEGEFLPLDQLELDVGFSTGADQLFLVSPLTICHVIDSKSPFYELSQRSMQTEQFEIVVILEGIVETTGSAVWHLGTAPYTRSLLQHGIVSPTP, translated from the exons ATGTCTGCACTTCGGAAGAAATTTGGGGACGACTACCAGATAGTGACCACCTCGTCCAGCGGCTCTGGATTCAACCAAGCCGCCccggagaagaaaaggaaacGGCAGAGATTCGTGGACAAGAACGGCCGCTGTAACGTCCAGCACGGGAACCTCGGCGGGGAGACCAGCAGATACCTTTCAGACTTGTTCACTACTTTAGTGGATCTGAAATGGCGTTggaatttgttcattttcattctcaCATATACAGTCGCATGGCTCTTTATGGCTTCAATGTGGTGGGTCATTGCATACATAAGAGGGGACCTCAACCGAGCCCACGATGACAAGTACACGCCGTGCGTCGCCAACGTTTATAACTTTCCGTCCGCTTTTTTATTCTTCATCGAAACCGAGGCGACCATAGGCTACGGCTACAGGTACATCACGGACAAGTGCCCGGAGGGcatcattctctttctcttccagtCCATCCTTGGATCAATTGTAGATGCCTTTTTGATAGGCTGCATGTTCATTAAGATGTCTCAGCCCAAGAAAAGGGCCGAGACGCTGATGTTTAGTGAACATGCAGCTATCTCCATGAGAGACGGAAAACTCACTCTGATGTTCAGGGTCGGGAACCTGCGCAACAGCCACATGGTCTCCGCACAGATACGCTGCAAATTACTCAAA TCTCGGCAGACGCCCGAGGGCGAGTTTCTCCCGCTGGATCAGCTGGAGTTGGATGTGGGCTTCAGCACCGGCGCGGATCAACTCTTTCTCGTCTCGCCGCTCACCATCTGCCACGTGATCGACAGCAAAAGCCCGTTTTACGAGCTTTCTCAGCGGTCCATGCAGACAGAGCAGTTCGAAATAGTGGTGATACTGGAAGGGATCGTGGAAACAACAG GCAGTGCTGTGTGGCATCTGGGCACGGCACCTTACACACGAAGCCTGCTACAACATGGTATAGTGTCGCCCACTCCCTGA